Below is a window of Camelina sativa cultivar DH55 chromosome 11, Cs, whole genome shotgun sequence DNA.
aaacgGATGAACCGGATCTGCGTGTTTATTATCGATGAAGGATGTGTAGATGCTTAGTGTAGTAATCTATGAATCTGTTGCTGTTTTCACAGAGGtgaattgtattttttttgagtGTGAGCTTGATCTCTATCTTGTTTTTTCTGGAACGGTTGCAGATATACTTGTATGGTAGTCATGTGACTTCTTGGAAGAATGAGAACGGAGAGGAGTTACTTCACCTCAGTAGCAAGGTACTCCTGATCTTTACCAATCTTCCACTTCATTCAATAATTGAGTTTCTTGTTGACGAAATGGGACATTTGGTTCATTGATAATTGTTTTCAACTTAGTTAGAGATGATATTTGGTACCTTAAGAAGTTCAGTTCGATTGCTAAACATTTATGTATCTTATGTTGTTTCTCTGGTTATTTGTGTCTCTATAATGCAAAAGCgaggtttttctttctttttgtctagCATGATTGGCTCAAGGAGTTTATGTAAGATTTGGGAAAATCTTTGCCTAAATTTGGTTATTTACACTGATCaatatgtaaaaaagaaaacatcttaaCTTCATTTTTAGCTTAAATTCTTAAAGAAGCATGTAATTTGTGAAAGAATAGACAACATTTTACTTGGAAGTCTAGTAATTTACTCATACTAGAACAGTCTTTCTTACCCGGCTATCTGTGTACGTAAGCTACAAAGTTACAAACAATAGATATCTGAAACCGTGAGTTATGAACTGTGCAGGCCATATTCAAGCCCCCGAAACCAATTCGTGGAGGGATTCCACTATGTTTTCCTCAAGTAAGTGCCTATTTGTTTGTTTCGTCGTTTCAGAGTTCATTATGCTGATGAAATACTGATTTTTGTGTGTGCAGTTCAGTAACTTTGGTACACTTGAATCACATGGGTTTGCTAGAAATAGGATCTGGGAAATTGATGCTAGCCCGCCTCCTTTGCCATCGAATTCTTGTTCTAATGCTTTTGTTGACCTGATCCTAAGGCCAACTGAAGACGATCTGAAGATCTGGCCTCACAAGtaagatttttcaaaaactcaTTCTCTATATTTTCTCAACAATTTGCTTgtatttaactaaaaatatttggtGTGTCCATTTCAGTTTTGAGTTGAGGCTGAGGGTAGCCTTGGGGACTGAAGGAGAATTAACTCTGACATCTCGCATTAGAAACACGAACTCTGATGGAAAGCCGTTTACATTCACATTTGCTTATCACACCTATTTCTCTGTCTCAGACATCAGGTAAATCTCATTGCATAAATTTCTTTACTTCTGTTTCAAGAAGATTTGGAGTATTAATAAAGATTTTGTAATATGCTTATATGCATTGGTTTTTCTTGTGTTCAGTGAAGTACGGGTTGAAGGATTGGAAACCTTGGATTATCTTGACAACTTAAAGAACAGAGAACGATTTACCGAACAAGGCGATGCAATAACTTTTGAATCTGAAGTAAGTTTTCTATTCCTATCTCTCCTTTCTGAAATATCTTTTGTGTCTAGTATCATCACCACTCATAACTAAACACTTGTTACTTGGTGAAAAACAATAGATTGACAAGATTTATCTAAGCACGCCTACAAAGATTGCCATTTTGGACCATGAGAAAAAGAGGACTTTTGTTATTCGCAAGGACGGGCTTGCTGACGCTGGTAAGATTCGCATTGAGATCAgaatctgagttttttttttaatatgactgAATCATTTGATAATCATCTTTCAGTGGTGTGGAATCCTTGGGATAAGAAATCAAAGACGATCTCTGACTTGGGAGATGAAGACTATAAGCATTTTCTTTGTGTGGAAGCTGCAGCTATCGAGAGACCGATCACATTGAAACCCGGTGAAGAATGGAAGGGAAGACTCGAACTCTCAGCAGTTCCTTCTAGTTACTCCAGTGGACAGCTTGACCCCAAGAAAGTCCTCGAGTGACTCTCTCAGACTCCAAAAACATCatacttctcttctctttaaTTGCAGGTAACTTCAGCTTACTCTTGGCCATTTAGATTCTTCGTGAGCACATACAAATCTTTCGTTTTGGTTTTCATATTCTGTCATTTTAATAGTGTAGAActttttcttatgattttgtcGCTACTTTATAGTGTAAATAAAGTTTACATTTGTTTGTACAGTACTATAAAAACCAAGTGAAGGGAGGAGGAGTTGAAGATCATCGGATATACTATATAATGAAACTGAGATTGAATAAAATTGTTGCTCAATGCTTCTTAGTTCTCTTTTGTAACCACAAACATTAACGATTTGAGGATCAAGACAAGAGACTTTGCACCGGAAATTTTCCAATCGTTAAAATGTCGGTTACTTATATACTTCACGATCAATTCGTTTACTAATACTAGTAATATAGGTTGACTAATCAGCTGGATTGTGACGTTGGGATATGTCTTGAATTTAGATGTTAAGCGAACTAAAAAAACCCGGCCTGGTCTTATTCAACTTCTAACATTTGTGGGTTAAACGTAATGCGCTAATAAAGTTTGCTCGTTACAAAAGGTTTTGGATAGGTTGTTCGTATTTATTTGGTTGGTGTAAGAGTTAAAAACTAGtgaaataaaatgataaaataaataatatcaacaaagGAAGTGAATTCTGACCCCAAGTCCTTAAAAGTTAAAGATCTCAAGATCTGATCAGGATCTAAGAAACCATGATTTTTTTGGATCTTTAACCTTGAGTACATAGGATCTAAGTGAAAATTGATGTCTCTGTCCTGAGTTGATACACCAACTTTGTCTAAATCACAACAAATGAGCATTAACTTCAACATTAgcattaagaaaatattttatagacttatagttgCAAAAGTTAATGGGTTGATATGGACATCAAGATAGAAGTAAACGAGTAGTACTAACTCGAGAGATCAAGTACAAAATCAAAAGGACGATAGGACgatattttacaattacatCTATAACAAAGATACTGTTATGTGAAAACGAAAATTcattacaataaataaaataagtaataaccataacgaaaaaaaaaaaaagaatgagcaTTTTTTTGGATCCACACAAGATTACATCTGGCTCGAACAGCAAGAGATTCCCTGacttttacattaaaaattaattttatataaaaataattaactaatggTGGGTTTTTGTCGTTAATGCTTTTCATTGGTTACAAAGCCATCATATTCTGAATCCGATTCATTGTATGTGGGAGCTGAAGTGAAGTTGTCCTTATTAGTTTCGTCATTGtaattttactaaaataaatatataaaaaacaatactaTTAAACTATACTATACTCTCCATAGTAAACATTGTACTCATTTAAGTACTGCATATGTAATATCCAAATATGCTTAATTTGTCCTAAGATCAAATTGGGATGAAAAgttgaaaactaaggttttcGATTAGtaaaattatagaataacataATGATTACAatcaaaaaatcatataaataaacaaagatagtttaatttttagtattatgtttagaaaaactgtaggatcaaaaaaaaaactgtaggaTCATTTTCAACATATTAAGGATatcattttttcccaaaattgTAATTTCAAATTTCGTTTTCGGCTGTACTATATATAAGATGTAAAgtacaaaataataatctaattagaaaaaaaaaagcagaaagtATCTAGTAGTAGTAGCTAGTGAAGATAAGCTAAAGCTAAATCTAATAGTCGAGTGACAAGTGGAAAAACTTgcacttgaaaaaaaaaaattaaaataaaacccaCATGAGACATGACGAAGGCCCATTTTTATCTGTTCAGGTATCCGACACGTGGCTTATAATAAGACCCACAATcgcttgagaaaaaaaaaccttaatgaTGTCGTAATTATCTAAATTTGTTATTTACTCTTTTTGTCTCACatgttttagagaagatttATTATCtctgttttaaatattttaaatacaaaaataagtgaaaaaataaaaaaatagaaaaaatgtcagaaaaataaattatctcatgaccaaaaataataataaaaaattataaagaaaaaagtaaataataaattaattacacaTACATTGTCTTAGTATGTGTGcaaaatcctaaacatcaaattattagagagagaaggagtatttatcttaaaatgtttgtttttgtaaatatgacAATTTTCAGTCCGATCTACACTAATCTTCGGCCGGatcttataaatataaaatattaatcttAAGCTCTAAAACTAATTACTAATACGCAAAAATAAGTATGTCGGTATGTAAGTGATAACACTGAACTGTGTTCGATTtcaatttggaaacaaaactcGTTACTTGAATTCTCAACTTCTGTTCTGACATGTGATAAgtttgtgaaagaaaaataaaactgttgtcaATAATCCTATCCATTCCTAGGATTAGTCACTGCTGGCTTTTGGATTTTCATTTGTTAGAAATATATGGCTCCAATGctaataataacaaacaaatcaaaatgtaattattctgtatatatttaaataattagtcTGATCATAatctacacacaaaaaaataacaaaaaaataaaaacaaataaataaggaTGTGTGTATAGTCACTATAGTGGGGTAGAACAAAGGACCCATAGTGTACGTTAGAAAGGCTACAACGCGTGCTtactctttttattatttaaattttataaaatcccAAATCTGTTTTTTATAACTCTTTGCTTCCACATGCCGTCACTTCACTTTTAACTCccttattattatttctctttttttttttttttttttttttttttttttttttttttttttNttaataatttaatatcatactagtaaatactaaatactatACTACTATGACCAAATCaccatttgtttatttttttaccgTTTTTACTTTTGTGATTAGTTTCATGACATACATATATCATAAAGTCATTGTATGACCAATATATCTACtacttttgattttagaaaGCAAAATATTGTTAAGTCTCGGTCAATCCAAATGCATTTTTCGTGTGCTACTTTATTTATTGTTAACGAATGATTTCAAAGTTATTTAATTTcgttctttcttttctctttttggttgttGATGGCTATGAATTTCttgtaaaaaaaagttaattatttttaagtatTACAGCAATAAATCATATTACGACCTACCAAACAAATtgttattcatatatatatatatatatatagcaccCATATCTtttgttattggtttgtttttataatattgtCTAACATACGGCGGACAAAAAATGATATGATTTTCTCTGATccattatttttcattaaaccACGTATAATACAATCAGAATTGTTAGGTAAAGCTAATAATATGAGTtatttaacaaaccaaaaagctGAAAAGGAGGTTAAGAAAAGTAATGAATATAGTATAAAACATTTATCTGCAAcgaatataaattatttacatacaaaacattgCAAGTATTGAtcggtatatatataaactataaagaatAAACAGACAAATAATTCATGTGATTAGTACCATTCGAAATTTAGATGTTGACCTCCAGATCCAAACTTTGGAACtctaaaaaaatctgattttattaACATAAGCcaataaaaacaattatcgTGTCGGTAATTAGTGCTAAATATTGTACTTGAGATCATATCATGTTTGGTTTGAGTTAATTATTCTAAATTACTCCTTTGAGCTTTCCTCCTTGCTTCTCGTCTCACATGGCCCCCGCCTAATCCAGCCAACTCTTCTTGTTCTCTACAAtaattagattatatattaGTGTCTTactaattatcaaatttaataACATACCCATGCATCCGCGAAAGGAATCATTTGATTTTTCTATTacaatatatagttttcttaatCGTTTGAATTGTTTAATATTGATATACACTAATCTTTTTGGGATCTGGGTTTAAGGACGGTAATAGCAAACCACGATCGATGAGAGTTGTTTCTTAATGCACCGGCAATTAGTTGAAAGATTGGTTAGATCTATGAActctctaaaataaaaatattattataatacaGTATATTTTTCACTTATCCGATTGCTATTAATTAGGTTTcgcttaaaacatattttagcaTCGTTACTCGTTTAGCCGTATACTATAATGTATTGGTGAGCATgagacaaaaacatatattagtaatattgtATACTATTTCAAGCATAATTACGATACGTCGGTGCGTAGTCGAAGCCCCATGTTAGCACCAGATTTCTTTGAGAGGAGAAAACGAAACAAGTAGAAGACAAGCAACattacaaatacatatatataaatatttcttccagttattataaaactttaaaatgcCACTTAAATCATGTGCTGACAATTTCTTTTAAGAAGGTTGTTATataatttggaattttattCCTCTTTTATCATTGGCCATATataacatttaaaacaaaattaaaacgaatcatttttaaatatcaaCTTTAAGTTGTTAACGGTTAATAATTTAGATCACTATTTGGTAATCTAAGGACGACTCATATCGGTTACCGATCAGTCTTAAATTGTATGCAACATGACGTGCATATCTTTGTGGACGCAAATTTATCACCAACCTATAAACGTATTTGCTGTTGTTTCACCCAATTCAGTTTTGAAAACGACAAAGTCTAAATTAAATTGTTATTCAGTCAATCAGTATATAAAATTGCTATAACAAGTGATATAGTACTATAAGAGGATCTAACTATGAAACTTGGTGTCAGATAAAATCGATAATCATGGGATTTTTGGGTATGGTTGGATAACACCCAGtacggatgatgatgatgatgatgatgatgatgatgaatatatacgttttaatatacatattgaTATAAAGAATTATGTGTAGAAAGGGGGAATCAtttgaatttctaaaaattatacagaaaacaaaaacgccattattttgtaacataaaAAGATAGAAGCTTTGTCTTCAATTGGTTGttaatataatacttttttaatatGGTTACATGCATATCTTGATCATGTCCAGTGAGGACTTGTCTGGAATAAATCGgctaaaaaatcacattttttttgttcatcatttGTCCAAATCCTCTTGATCttctcaattttatattatatcaacACATCCAATTATCTCACACTCCCACttacttatattaaaaaataatatatacatacataatataCAGAATCTACTTTCATAAGACTTAGGATTTAACATGTTATCAATAATACCTTAATATATGTACACTCTTAACATGATAACTTATCTATCTTTGAGTTAAAACTACAACATGGTAAAGATTTCGCTTATTTCACATAGTGGCATATGTATAAAATacacaatatttatataaaaaatacatattattaGTAAATccacaatatatttatataaaaatgcaGTTATTGTTTTGTCTGTCTGTTAGAGAGAGAACAATTAGATGGACATAAAAAAGCTAAGCATATGAAAACTCTCAGCTTTTTCCTTGCCTCCTTCCTTCACAAATATCACCAGCCTGTCAAAATTTAgccttttaaaactatttaacttccatctttatatattatttgtttattaatccTTATTTAGTTTAAGCATTTCCTTAGCTGTGAATTCCCATTATccatctctcattctctctccctctccccctctctctctgtatctctctatctcttcttccacAGAGCTTTTATTCCAATACTGATTGTTGAAAAAATTCTGTAGTAATCTCTCAgcttttggattatttttttctgttatgcTTTGGAGCAAGTTGGTAGATAAAGCATATATAGTAGTTAAGGAAAGTGTGAGTCTTATGTGAGTTTTGTGGCATGAGCATAGAACATGTGATCAATGAGCTTCTTTGGAGAGAATCACAGCTTGGCCACTCTTCTTTTCAGgtaatttctatataaattttatttctatggGTGTTTTTCTGATTCACTGGATAAAGGTGATGAACTATATATAGAAAGGGTtgctatatatgtatgtgtgtgttttttgtatGTCCATGAATCAATATACCAACTGTAATGAATCAGATTCTGTATTTATGTCCGTGTACGAAAAAAAGGTCATACATTGGGCTCTCAAGTTGGCTTAACTTTTCAATACCTCCGTGAAGAAGAATATAGTTAACAATCAAATTGTGATAGCgatatagatattttgtttacatataCTTGCGTGCGCATgtatacacatacatatatagtattattatttataacatgAATCGTCGTTATCTTTTAGCCAAATTATTGTTCTTGTCTTATCCTATTGGGTATCTGATTTGGTTCTCTACAAATATAGATACATAGACATGATCTTCTCATGTCTTCATGTCCTTGGAAGCGTGTGTATACATGTAATGTAAGTAGCTACTAGCTATAAGTACATGtgtcatataaaaatattatttgtttatatgatttatgtgtagacaaattttttaaaaacatcccAGCAAACAAGGTTAAGTGGAAATTTAGGTGATACAGTCCTCTTCACATGAATACTAGAACATAATGAACGATGTGACTGTGaccaatctatatatattacattcTGGCTATAAATtcctattattttatttaaatagacaAAAACTTAGGTGATAATACAGTCTTCTGGTATGATCATCAATCTAGACTACATAGTAAAAATTCCTATTTGTTGATATTAAATTGAAAGCTCGACTAGTGTTTTTTGTTCCCTTTTTTTTCCCATGTCTctatctattttatatttaatcattttttttcatattctaaaAACTCATGcttatccaaaaaaaagaaaaggaaaacaaaaatatcaacaacttgctttttttttcgTCCTTTGAAATCttcaccacttttttttttttttttttttttttttttttttttttttttNATTTCACAACGCTAATCATTCTATTTTAAACTTTAGTAGTGAAAATGATATTATTGTACTATATCACACCAATTGttttaccaattttaaaatctaaaatattatatatgaataactTATTCCGTAAAGTTATATTTTCACATCacgttttttttatagataataaTGAGTACTatacaacaaataataattagaaatttttGCATTGGTCATGCAAGTAAATAAATGGAAAATCAGTTTTCATTAAAGAAACAAGTATTGTACGATTAACTTATTGGTAGGACAAGCCGTGTCTAATGTTATTCATGATGGCACTACTTAGATACTGACATGTGAAGTATGCAGCTTGGTTTAAATGTATTAtttgttcaaacttcaaagtttataatattacaTTTGAAATAACGTATGAATTATAtcacttatttttgtttggaatgAGTAAATAaggtaacaaacaaacaaaattcaattgacataaataaacaaaaaaattgtttagtcATTTTCAATTCAAAAATGGGTAGATCTTCTACTTCTATGATCACTAacaacaaatttcaaaaatgaaTACCAATAATTTGTGGTGTATAACATGTTCTATCCATTGGTTTGGTAATCAGAAAGACAttttgattcgtttttttttaatactttggCTTTGAGACAAAACACCATGAGAGAGAATCTAGTCAAATATAAAAGTGTGTCCCACTAGTCAACCTTCTTTTGTCTACAAACCCTTCACTTCAAAAACTAGTGGCTTCTGACGATTACTCCATCAGGATCATATCACATGTATACACACAcaatcacatatatacaatCTAAGT
It encodes the following:
- the LOC104726285 gene encoding putative glucose-6-phosphate 1-epimerase is translated as MATERHPFELAKGTNGLDKIILRESRGRSAEIYLYGSHVTSWKNENGEELLHLSSKAIFKPPKPIRGGIPLCFPQFSNFGTLESHGFARNRIWEIDASPPPLPSNSCSNAFVDLILRPTEDDLKIWPHNFELRLRVALGTEGELTLTSRIRNTNSDGKPFTFTFAYHTYFSVSDISEVRVEGLETLDYLDNLKNRERFTEQGDAITFESEIDKIYLSTPTKIAILDHEKKRTFVIRKDGLADAVVWNPWDKKSKTISDLGDEDYKHFLCVEAAAIERPITLKPGEEWKGRLELSAVPSSYSSGQLDPKKVLE